A stretch of Dehalococcoidia bacterium DNA encodes these proteins:
- a CDS encoding tyrosine-type recombinase/integrase — MQAYLIPEEVTRMEEAATNLRDRLLIRLLSRLGCRVSEAVALTVPDIDLQNGTVVIQHLKTRLKLTCPCCDTRLGRSHAFCPKCGVKVEEAVAQAKENRRLRTLHLDRDTLQMLRDYIRRGGPVSRDGKQLIFGINRHRAWQVVSDCAEKAGLNQLVNPETGRLHGVSPHRLRDAFAVMAVQQDDSTDGVRMLQEWLGHASIGTTMRYRKVESRELEEWYRKLWDKKETSRD; from the coding sequence ATGCAGGCTTATCTTATCCCGGAAGAGGTCACCCGGATGGAGGAGGCAGCTACCAATCTGAGGGATCGGCTGCTTATCAGGCTGCTTTCACGGTTGGGATGCAGAGTCTCGGAGGCTGTGGCTCTCACCGTGCCGGATATCGATCTCCAGAATGGCACAGTGGTGATTCAGCATCTCAAGACCCGACTGAAGCTTACCTGTCCCTGCTGTGACACCCGGCTGGGGAGAAGCCATGCGTTCTGCCCTAAATGTGGGGTGAAGGTGGAAGAAGCGGTGGCCCAGGCAAAGGAAAACCGTCGGCTGAGGACTCTCCATCTGGATCGAGACACACTGCAAATGTTGCGCGACTACATCCGCCGGGGAGGGCCGGTATCGCGGGATGGTAAACAGTTGATTTTCGGCATCAACCGGCATCGCGCCTGGCAGGTTGTCAGCGACTGTGCTGAGAAGGCCGGGCTCAACCAGTTGGTAAACCCCGAGACGGGCAGGCTGCACGGCGTCAGTCCGCACCGCTTGCGTGATGCTTTTGCAGTGATGGCCGTGCAGCAGGATGATTCTACCGATGGTGTTCGGATGCTCCAGGAATGGCTGGGCCATGCCAGCATAGGCACCACCATGCGCTACCGAAAGGTGGAAAGCCGTGAGCTCGAGGAATGGTATCGGAAACTGTGGGACAAGAAGGAGACGAGCCGTGACTGA